From Rhodanobacteraceae bacterium, the proteins below share one genomic window:
- a CDS encoding Iron siderophore sensor protein: MTDNHRQIERDAALWLARRDAGGWADRQQAALDAWLNANLAHRVAFLRLEAAWDETARLKTFATGDASARIPARGEWAQSPYFALPHVRAAAMRGRRTAARRPRRWPMFAGLAASLLIAAAAIGAFAWRDYTRVDRGAWETALGGQRVVNLPDGSTATLGSATDMRMAFSRNERDLKLTRGEAFFDVAHDPARPFVVHANGYRVIAVGTRFDVRRDAGQLRVVVTRGLVRLQSAHDPSQPASMLPAGSIATVAGDEVAVQHVAPDEAAQALSWRSGFVVFHATPLAEAVREFNRYNARQIVIADPSLDTLRVGGNFKLDNSDAFVRLMQSVFPVQAQQRDHEVVLTRKAQARAAR; the protein is encoded by the coding sequence ATGCGTGGCTAAACGCCAACCTCGCGCACCGCGTGGCGTTCCTGCGCCTGGAAGCCGCGTGGGACGAAACCGCACGCCTGAAAACGTTCGCCACCGGCGACGCGAGCGCGCGCATTCCCGCGCGCGGCGAATGGGCGCAGTCGCCCTATTTCGCTCTGCCGCATGTGCGCGCCGCTGCGATGCGCGGCCGTCGAACCGCCGCACGCCGGCCGCGCCGCTGGCCGATGTTCGCGGGCCTCGCGGCGAGCCTGCTCATCGCCGCCGCAGCCATCGGCGCTTTCGCATGGCGCGACTACACGCGCGTCGATCGCGGGGCGTGGGAAACCGCGCTGGGCGGGCAGCGCGTGGTGAACCTGCCGGATGGTTCGACCGCCACGCTGGGCAGCGCAACCGACATGCGCATGGCTTTTTCGCGCAACGAGCGCGACCTGAAACTCACCCGCGGCGAAGCCTTCTTCGATGTCGCACATGATCCCGCGCGGCCGTTCGTGGTGCACGCGAACGGCTACCGCGTCATCGCCGTCGGCACGCGTTTCGACGTGCGCCGCGACGCGGGCCAGTTGCGGGTGGTGGTGACGCGCGGACTGGTGCGCTTGCAGTCGGCGCACGATCCGTCGCAACCCGCCTCGATGCTTCCCGCGGGCAGCATCGCCACCGTTGCCGGCGATGAAGTGGCGGTGCAGCACGTGGCGCCCGACGAGGCCGCGCAGGCCCTCAGCTGGCGCAGCGGCTTCGTGGTGTTCCATGCCACCCCGCTCGCGGAAGCGGTGCGGGAATTCAACCGCTACAACGCGCGCCAGATCGTCATCGCCGATCCGTCGCTGGACACGCTGCGCGTCGGCGGCAACTTCAAGCTCGACAACAGCGATGCATTCGTGCGGCTGATGCAGTCCGTCTTCCCGGTGCAGGCGCAGCAACGCGACCATGAGGTCGTGCTGACGCGCAAGGCGCAGGCACGCGCCGCCCGTTGA
- a CDS encoding TonB-dependent receptor translates to MFKPFARCVLCLALLSPALAFAQAAQIDVPAGNLVTALDALAHQTGMQFVYSADQLDGLRTRGAHGQLAPQQALAELLAGTGYHARNDPSGAVVIVKDEARRAPPASSASAPRTETQPSKTLEEVVVTGSRIPRSQIEGPAPVVTITAQDIAQRGFANVPDLMTSLTQNLGALDNNQYTDGFSPGAQAVDLRGLGPNHTLVLVNGRRIADYPQSYGGNSNFTDISNIPTALIDRVEILSGSASAVYGSDAMSGVINFILKKKIDGTTIDYRAGGTQHGGGGSQRLDITSGFSKGKFDVVYGLELVDEHPLWAFQRSFTDSRLDSPANPSRINASRNFVREDIYGDYLDPGEATCNALSYLDKGTIFYASRAGYAPDGGPGYYCGSYADVGYGTLENGRKMANFFGSATYHLNSYTDLYVDVLAGTSHQDSYNTPLRWYNCEPLNGDCTDTPFYNIATGQLELWGRDYFTIEENGGFKPGMIRNINNTLSLNTGIKGTFGADSDWNYEANFEHSQNKLEEKWPALVAAKAQALYLGPSLGDYYEGGVDTGYQMYNAPLSRLYTPLTVAQFRSITQDSIDHDKSRAENWSLTLTNTNLFKLPAGPVGFAAIAEYGTSYFGLKADPLSLDGSYYGLHNTDAVGSRAHAAVGYEFSVPVFSKLTMTTAGRYDRYEYSDTSSGKFTYALGLEYRPIESLLLRGSYSTGFRAPDLSYLYAGMSGSSSGGTDYYQCRLLYPDTGPDFFDNCPLGDVSFNGRSHGSTALKDETSKSFTYGFVFAPTPNFDVSADYYRIKLNNEVVYQDSDTILREEADCRLGQLDVNSSFCQQVLSQVVRNPPTASFNPNGITSVLVLPINAAIDQTSGVDLNAHYRLRTARAGTFDFNFGATYVIMHKTQLSADSPVDNELTDLFTWLVPRTKANASVTWNFHDFTTTLYGSRLGGIPNYDGTQRMGPTFLYNLTMGYKVTPGINVSLVVDNLFDARPPRDTTWTSYPYYSRNWFSAVGRAYFVEMSMKFGGTNGG, encoded by the coding sequence ATGTTCAAACCGTTCGCGCGTTGCGTGTTGTGCCTGGCCTTGTTGTCGCCCGCACTGGCTTTCGCCCAGGCGGCGCAGATCGACGTGCCGGCCGGCAATCTCGTCACCGCGCTGGATGCGCTGGCGCACCAGACCGGCATGCAGTTCGTCTACAGCGCCGACCAGCTCGACGGCCTGCGCACGCGCGGAGCGCACGGCCAGCTCGCGCCGCAACAGGCGCTCGCCGAACTGCTGGCCGGCACCGGCTACCACGCACGCAACGATCCGTCGGGCGCCGTGGTGATCGTCAAGGATGAGGCGCGGCGGGCGCCGCCGGCATCCAGCGCGTCCGCGCCACGCACGGAAACGCAACCGTCCAAGACCCTGGAGGAAGTCGTGGTCACCGGTTCGCGCATTCCGCGCTCGCAGATCGAAGGCCCTGCGCCGGTGGTCACCATCACGGCGCAGGACATCGCGCAGCGCGGTTTCGCCAACGTGCCCGACTTGATGACTTCGCTGACGCAGAACCTCGGCGCGCTCGACAACAACCAGTACACCGACGGCTTCTCGCCGGGCGCGCAGGCGGTGGACCTGCGCGGGCTCGGTCCCAACCACACGTTGGTGCTGGTGAATGGCCGGCGCATTGCCGACTATCCGCAGTCCTACGGCGGCAACAGCAACTTCACCGACATTTCCAACATCCCGACCGCGCTGATCGATCGCGTGGAAATCCTCTCGGGCAGCGCGTCAGCGGTGTACGGCTCCGATGCGATGTCCGGCGTCATCAACTTCATCCTGAAGAAGAAAATCGACGGCACCACCATCGACTACCGCGCGGGCGGCACCCAGCACGGCGGCGGCGGCTCGCAACGCCTGGACATCACCAGCGGTTTCTCGAAGGGCAAGTTCGATGTCGTGTACGGCCTTGAACTCGTCGACGAGCATCCGCTGTGGGCATTCCAGCGCAGCTTCACCGATTCGCGCCTGGACAGCCCGGCCAATCCCTCCAGGATCAACGCCAGCCGCAACTTCGTGCGCGAGGATATTTACGGCGATTATCTCGATCCCGGCGAGGCCACGTGCAATGCCCTCTCCTATCTCGACAAGGGCACGATCTTCTACGCCTCGCGCGCGGGTTACGCCCCGGACGGCGGGCCCGGCTACTACTGCGGCAGCTATGCCGACGTCGGTTACGGCACATTGGAGAACGGCCGAAAGATGGCCAACTTCTTCGGTTCGGCCACCTATCACCTCAACAGCTATACCGACCTGTATGTCGACGTGTTGGCCGGAACCTCGCACCAGGACAGCTACAACACGCCGCTGCGCTGGTACAACTGCGAGCCGCTGAACGGCGATTGCACGGATACGCCGTTCTACAACATTGCCACCGGGCAGCTCGAACTCTGGGGCCGCGACTATTTCACGATCGAGGAAAACGGCGGCTTCAAGCCCGGGATGATTCGCAACATCAACAATACGCTCTCGCTCAACACCGGCATCAAGGGCACCTTCGGCGCAGACAGCGACTGGAATTACGAGGCCAATTTCGAGCACTCGCAGAACAAGCTGGAGGAAAAATGGCCGGCGCTGGTCGCGGCCAAGGCGCAGGCGCTGTATCTGGGTCCGTCGCTGGGTGACTACTACGAAGGCGGCGTGGACACCGGCTATCAGATGTACAACGCGCCACTGAGCCGTCTGTATACACCGCTGACCGTCGCGCAGTTCCGTTCCATCACCCAGGATTCCATCGACCACGACAAGAGCCGCGCCGAAAACTGGTCGCTCACGCTCACCAACACCAACCTGTTCAAGCTGCCGGCGGGGCCGGTTGGCTTTGCCGCCATTGCGGAATACGGCACGTCGTATTTCGGATTGAAGGCCGACCCCCTGTCGCTGGACGGCAGCTACTACGGCCTGCACAACACCGATGCCGTGGGTTCACGAGCCCATGCCGCGGTGGGCTACGAGTTCAGCGTCCCGGTGTTCTCCAAACTGACGATGACCACGGCCGGGCGTTACGATCGCTATGAATACAGCGACACCAGTTCGGGCAAGTTCACCTACGCGCTCGGCCTCGAATACCGCCCGATCGAAAGTCTGCTGCTGCGCGGCTCGTATTCGACGGGCTTCCGCGCACCCGACCTTTCCTATCTCTACGCCGGCATGAGCGGCTCGAGTTCCGGTGGCACCGACTACTACCAATGCCGATTGCTGTACCCCGATACCGGCCCCGACTTTTTCGACAATTGCCCGCTGGGCGACGTGAGCTTCAATGGCCGCAGCCACGGCAGCACCGCATTGAAGGACGAAACCAGCAAGTCGTTCACCTATGGTTTCGTGTTCGCGCCCACGCCGAACTTCGACGTCAGCGCAGACTATTACCGCATCAAGCTCAACAACGAAGTGGTCTATCAGGACAGCGATACCATCCTGCGCGAAGAAGCCGATTGCCGTCTCGGCCAGTTGGACGTCAACTCATCTTTCTGCCAGCAGGTGTTGAGCCAGGTCGTGCGCAATCCTCCGACCGCTTCGTTCAATCCCAATGGCATTACCTCGGTGCTGGTGCTGCCGATCAACGCGGCCATCGACCAAACCTCAGGCGTGGACTTGAACGCGCACTACCGGCTGCGCACGGCGCGCGCCGGCACGTTCGATTTCAATTTCGGCGCCACCTACGTGATCATGCACAAGACGCAGTTGAGCGCCGACTCGCCCGTCGACAACGAACTCACGGATCTTTTCACTTGGCTCGTTCCGCGCACGAAGGCGAACGCGTCGGTGACCTGGAACTTCCACGACTTCACCACCACGCTGTATGGTTCGCGGCTCGGCGGCATTCCGAATTACGACGGCACCCAGCGCATGGGTCCGACTTTCCTGTACAACCTCACGATGGGTTACAAGGTCACGCCAGGCATCAACGTTTCACTGGTCGTGGACAACCTCTTCGACGCGCGGCCGCCGCGCGACACCACCTGGACCAGTTATCCGTATTACTCGCGCAACTGGTTCAGCGCGGTCGGGCGCGCGTATTTCGTGGAGATGAGCATGAAGTTCGGCGGGACCAACGGCGGATGA
- a CDS encoding GTP-binding and nucleic acid-binding protein YchF: protein MAIQCGIVGLPNVGKSTLFNALTKAGIAAANFPFCTIDPNVGVVPVPDPRLAQLADIVHPQKIIPASVEFVDIAGLVAGASQGEGLGNKFLAHIREVDAIAHVVRCFEHPDIVHVAGKIDPIADIETIDTELALADLESVDKALARVEKAAKANDKEAMAKRPVLEKLRAALNEGKAARSVELNDEERAAIRDLFLLTMKPLMYVANVREDGFESNPYLDAVHKRAETEGAVVVPVCAAIEEELAQLDEADRGEFLASMGLSEPGLDRVIRAAYTLLGLQTYFTAGEKEVRAWTVKRGATAPQAAGVIHTDFEKGFIRAETVSFDDYVKFRGEAGARDAGRLRLEGKDYRVQEGDVLHFRFNV from the coding sequence ATGGCCATCCAATGCGGCATCGTCGGCTTGCCCAACGTCGGCAAGTCCACGCTCTTCAACGCGCTGACGAAAGCGGGCATCGCCGCGGCGAATTTCCCGTTCTGCACGATCGATCCCAACGTAGGCGTGGTGCCGGTGCCCGATCCGCGCCTCGCGCAACTCGCGGACATCGTGCATCCGCAGAAGATCATCCCGGCGTCCGTGGAGTTCGTGGACATCGCGGGACTGGTGGCGGGCGCGTCGCAGGGCGAGGGCCTCGGCAACAAATTCCTCGCGCACATCCGCGAAGTCGATGCGATCGCGCACGTGGTGCGCTGCTTCGAGCACCCCGACATCGTGCACGTCGCGGGCAAGATCGATCCGATTGCCGACATCGAAACCATCGACACGGAATTGGCTCTGGCCGATCTCGAATCGGTGGACAAGGCGCTGGCGCGTGTCGAGAAGGCCGCCAAGGCCAACGACAAGGAAGCGATGGCCAAGCGCCCGGTGCTGGAGAAGTTGCGCGCCGCGTTGAACGAGGGCAAGGCAGCGCGATCGGTTGAATTGAACGACGAGGAGCGCGCCGCGATCCGCGACCTGTTCCTGTTGACGATGAAACCGCTGATGTACGTCGCCAACGTGCGCGAGGACGGTTTCGAGAGCAATCCGTACCTCGACGCGGTACACAAGCGCGCGGAAACCGAAGGCGCGGTAGTGGTGCCGGTGTGCGCCGCGATCGAAGAGGAACTGGCGCAGCTCGACGAAGCCGACCGCGGCGAATTCCTCGCTTCGATGGGTTTGAGCGAACCGGGACTCGATCGCGTGATCCGCGCGGCCTACACGCTGCTCGGGCTGCAAACCTATTTCACCGCCGGCGAAAAGGAAGTGCGCGCGTGGACGGTCAAGCGCGGCGCCACCGCGCCGCAGGCCGCCGGCGTGATCCATACCGATTTCGAGAAAGGCTTCATCCGCGCCGAAACCGTGTCGTTCGACGACTACGTGAAATTCCGTGGCGAAGCCGGCGCGCGCGACGCGGGCCGGCTGCGGCTGGAAGGCAAGGACTACCGCGTGCAGGAAGGCGACGTGCTGCACTTCCGCTTCAACGTGTAG
- a CDS encoding Peptidyl-tRNA hydrolase — protein MAGIRLVAGLGNPGPEYLRNRHNAGFWFADVLATGAGQRFGFENRLHAEACRVAVGGEQVRVIKPATFMNESGRAVVAALNYWKLAPEELLVVHDDLDLPPGTARLKFDGGHGGQNGIRDIIAQLGHGKFHRLRIGIGHPGDRNRVTPWVLGNPSAADEDAMLDAITRALDLLPLMVAGEFNEAMKRLHTSRDSGLGTRDS, from the coding sequence ATGGCGGGAATTCGTCTCGTTGCTGGCCTCGGCAACCCCGGCCCGGAATACCTGCGCAACCGCCACAACGCCGGCTTCTGGTTTGCCGACGTGCTGGCGACGGGCGCGGGTCAGCGTTTCGGTTTCGAGAACCGCCTGCATGCCGAAGCGTGCCGCGTTGCGGTCGGCGGCGAGCAGGTGCGGGTGATCAAACCCGCGACCTTCATGAACGAGAGCGGCCGCGCCGTCGTGGCCGCTCTCAATTACTGGAAGCTCGCGCCCGAAGAATTGCTGGTCGTGCACGACGACCTGGATCTGCCGCCCGGCACCGCGCGACTGAAATTCGACGGCGGCCACGGCGGCCAGAACGGCATCCGCGACATCATCGCGCAGCTTGGGCACGGGAAGTTCCATCGCCTGCGCATCGGCATCGGCCATCCTGGCGACCGCAACCGCGTGACGCCGTGGGTGCTCGGCAATCCCTCCGCGGCGGACGAAGACGCGATGCTGGATGCGATCACGCGTGCCTTGGATTTGTTGCCGCTGATGGTTGCGGGCGAGTTCAACGAGGCGATGAAGCGGTTGCATACAAGCCGGGACTCGGGACTCGGGACTCGGGACTCGTGA
- a CDS encoding LSU ribosomal protein L25p, with amino-acid sequence MPTIHEITAERRADQGKGASRRLRRAGKVPAVVYGAGQAAENIQFDHLKLSLAARNDWFSSAILDLLVEGNRQKVLLRDVQKHPVKPQLLHLDFLRIDESKPVRVSVSIRFLNQEKSPAAKASGVVISHNQTQVEVSCLPKDLPEHIDLDLAELKLGDVVHMSDLKLPPGVEIPELKLGKEYDHTVVSAQAVREEVEEAPAEAAAAEGATTEGAAAPAAGGEAAKTAAPAAGDKKPAEKK; translated from the coding sequence ATGCCAACCATCCACGAAATCACGGCCGAACGCCGTGCCGACCAGGGCAAAGGTGCGAGCCGCCGCCTGCGTCGCGCCGGCAAGGTTCCGGCCGTCGTCTACGGCGCGGGCCAGGCCGCCGAAAACATCCAGTTCGATCACCTGAAGCTGTCGCTGGCAGCACGCAACGACTGGTTCTCGTCGGCGATCCTCGACCTGCTGGTCGAAGGCAACCGCCAGAAGGTGCTGCTGCGCGACGTGCAGAAGCATCCGGTGAAGCCGCAGCTGCTGCACCTGGATTTCCTGCGCATCGATGAATCCAAGCCGGTGCGCGTGTCCGTGTCGATCCGCTTCCTCAACCAGGAGAAGTCGCCGGCCGCCAAGGCTTCCGGCGTGGTGATCTCGCACAACCAGACCCAGGTCGAAGTGTCGTGCCTGCCGAAGGACCTGCCCGAGCACATCGACCTCGATCTCGCCGAACTGAAGCTGGGCGACGTCGTGCACATGTCCGACCTCAAGCTTCCGCCGGGCGTCGAGATTCCGGAACTGAAGCTCGGCAAGGAATACGACCACACCGTCGTGTCCGCGCAGGCTGTCCGCGAGGAAGTCGAGGAGGCTCCGGCGGAAGCCGCAGCCGCCGAAGGCGCGACGACCGAAGGCGCGGCCGCTCCGGCAGCGGGTGGCGAAGCGGCGAAGACCGCGGCGCCCGCGGCCGGCGACAAGAAGCCGGCCGAGAAAAAGTAG
- a CDS encoding Ribose-phosphate pyrophosphokinase, which produces MHNTSNLMLFTGNANRKLAEDVAHTLGEPLGRAVVGKFSDGEVQVEIDENVRNQDVFVMQSTCAPSAENLMELLVLVDALKRASAASVTAVIPYFGYARQDRRLRAARVPITAKVAAQLIDAVGTDRVLTVDIHADQIQGFFNIPLDNVYASPVLLADIWRKHGTDGVIVVSPDVGGVVRARAVAKRLDDADLAIIDKRRPRPNEATVMNIIGDVTGKTCVLVDDIVDTAGTLCAAAKALKDRGAKEVVAYCTHAVLSGPAVSNIEQSQMDELVVTDTIPLSAEGAACNKIRQLSVAQLLAETVRRMAYGESVSSLYVD; this is translated from the coding sequence ATGCACAACACATCCAACCTGATGCTGTTTACGGGCAATGCCAATCGCAAGCTGGCGGAAGACGTCGCGCACACGCTCGGCGAACCGCTGGGGAGGGCGGTGGTCGGCAAGTTCTCGGACGGCGAGGTGCAGGTCGAGATCGACGAGAACGTCCGCAACCAGGACGTGTTCGTGATGCAGTCCACCTGCGCGCCGTCGGCGGAAAACCTGATGGAATTGCTGGTGCTGGTGGACGCGCTGAAGCGCGCATCGGCTGCCAGCGTCACCGCGGTGATCCCGTACTTCGGTTACGCGCGGCAGGACCGCCGGCTGCGCGCAGCGCGGGTGCCGATCACCGCGAAGGTGGCCGCGCAACTGATCGACGCGGTCGGTACCGATCGCGTGTTGACGGTGGACATCCACGCCGACCAGATCCAGGGCTTCTTCAACATTCCGCTGGACAACGTGTATGCGTCGCCGGTGCTGCTGGCCGACATCTGGCGCAAGCACGGCACCGACGGCGTGATCGTGGTCAGCCCCGACGTCGGCGGCGTGGTGCGCGCGCGCGCGGTGGCCAAGCGGCTGGACGATGCGGATCTCGCGATCATCGACAAGCGCCGGCCGCGCCCCAACGAAGCCACGGTGATGAACATCATCGGCGACGTCACCGGCAAGACCTGCGTGCTGGTGGATGACATCGTGGACACGGCCGGCACCCTGTGCGCTGCGGCGAAGGCGCTGAAGGATCGCGGCGCCAAGGAAGTGGTCGCGTACTGCACCCACGCGGTGCTGTCCGGGCCGGCGGTAAGCAACATCGAACAATCGCAGATGGACGAACTGGTGGTGACCGACACCATCCCGCTGAGCGCCGAAGGCGCCGCGTGCAACAAGATTCGCCAGTTGTCCGTCGCGCAGTTGCTGGCCGAAACCGTGCGCCGGATGGCGTATGGGGAGTCGGTCAGTTCGTTGTACGTCGATTAG
- a CDS encoding TPR domain-containing protein: MHVRVLAGMKASCLHFSAFALVLAVAALAAGCAQAPVRSASRAAAAQPLATLDLPVQSANGRASALLIAAEFALQNGDAAKATADYAEAAEISSDPAIAKRALQLALLTHDAGAAQRMLDRNQALGASAHDLAMARGQLALLRGDRAEAEQQFRSALAAGKVEDWKQFAASLVVARDSALAGRVLEDLAVPDKLPADENVWVALSQLGEHLGRHAFARKLADAAVQKFDAPDGIAWAAGLRVSAGDRDGALALYRKGVAAHPKDAGLRLGYATLLGNVGKSGEALQVLAHGPQTAATWAARVAIAARAKDEAALRQLYAGLQRAPASQQLDNAFLLGQLAELLHHDDQALKWYGQVDPDDQHAFDAQLRSAVLLDKAGQSEQAHALAAQLQQDYADEPDSLRTAYELDAQLYAQHGEHAKAIDAYDRGLAALPDDPALIYDRGIEEANAGNTDAALADFRKVLAQNPDNVEAMNALGFTLADTDRDLPEATQLLRKALKAKPDAAEIQDSWGWLQYRLGNLGQAETYLQRAWGQQQDPDIGVHLGEVLWKLGRHDSAREVLGKVRKLDPHNQALKKVERNLHP, from the coding sequence ATGCATGTCCGTGTGCTGGCCGGGATGAAGGCTTCCTGCCTTCATTTTAGCGCGTTTGCCCTGGTGCTCGCGGTCGCGGCGCTGGCCGCGGGGTGTGCGCAGGCGCCGGTGCGGAGCGCGTCACGGGCCGCCGCCGCGCAGCCGCTGGCGACGCTCGATCTTCCGGTGCAAAGCGCGAACGGCAGGGCGTCGGCGTTGCTGATCGCGGCCGAGTTCGCGTTGCAGAATGGCGATGCCGCAAAGGCCACCGCCGACTATGCCGAGGCCGCGGAGATTTCCAGCGATCCGGCGATCGCGAAGCGCGCATTGCAACTGGCGCTGCTGACGCATGACGCCGGCGCCGCGCAGCGGATGCTGGATCGCAATCAGGCGCTGGGCGCGAGCGCGCACGATCTGGCCATGGCGCGCGGACAGCTTGCGCTGTTGCGTGGCGATCGTGCGGAGGCGGAGCAACAGTTCCGCAGCGCGCTCGCGGCAGGCAAGGTCGAAGACTGGAAGCAATTTGCCGCATCGCTGGTGGTCGCGCGTGACAGCGCGCTGGCGGGACGCGTGCTGGAAGATCTCGCGGTACCCGACAAGCTGCCGGCCGACGAAAACGTGTGGGTGGCGTTGAGCCAGTTGGGCGAGCATCTCGGCCGGCATGCGTTCGCGCGCAAGCTCGCGGATGCCGCGGTGCAGAAGTTCGACGCGCCCGACGGCATCGCGTGGGCGGCGGGTTTGCGCGTCTCGGCGGGCGATCGCGACGGCGCGCTGGCCTTGTATCGCAAGGGCGTGGCCGCGCACCCGAAGGACGCCGGGCTGCGCCTCGGCTACGCGACGCTGCTCGGCAACGTGGGCAAGTCCGGCGAGGCGTTGCAGGTGCTGGCGCACGGCCCGCAAACCGCGGCGACATGGGCGGCGCGCGTCGCGATCGCCGCGCGCGCGAAGGACGAGGCCGCGCTGCGCCAGCTCTATGCAGGCCTGCAGCGCGCGCCGGCGTCGCAGCAGCTCGACAACGCATTCCTGCTCGGCCAGCTCGCGGAGTTGCTGCATCACGACGACCAGGCGCTGAAGTGGTACGGCCAGGTCGATCCCGACGACCAGCACGCCTTCGACGCGCAGTTGCGCAGCGCGGTGCTGCTGGACAAGGCGGGGCAGTCCGAACAGGCGCACGCGCTGGCGGCGCAGCTTCAGCAGGATTACGCCGACGAGCCCGATTCGCTGCGCACCGCGTATGAACTGGACGCGCAGTTGTACGCGCAGCACGGCGAACACGCGAAGGCGATCGACGCGTACGACCGTGGCCTCGCCGCGCTTCCGGATGATCCGGCGCTGATCTACGACCGCGGCATCGAGGAAGCCAACGCCGGCAACACCGATGCCGCGCTGGCCGATTTCCGCAAGGTGCTGGCGCAGAATCCGGACAACGTCGAGGCGATGAACGCGCTCGGCTTCACGCTGGCCGATACCGATCGGGACCTGCCGGAGGCGACGCAGCTTTTGCGCAAGGCGCTCAAGGCCAAGCCCGATGCGGCGGAGATCCAGGATTCATGGGGCTGGCTGCAATACCGTCTCGGCAACCTCGGCCAGGCCGAGACGTACCTACAACGCGCGTGGGGACAGCAGCAGGATCCCGACATCGGCGTGCACCTGGGAGAAGTGCTCTGGAAGCTCGGACGACACGACAGCGCGCGCGAAGTGCTCGGCAAGGTGCGCAAGCTCGATCCGCACAACCAGGCGTTGAAGAAGGTCGAACGGAATCTGCATCCATGA
- a CDS encoding Glutamyl-tRNA reductase: MPLIALGLNHLTAPVALRERVAIDADDTPPALIDLAAQPGVEEAMILSTCNRTELYCSVHEGAEHAPENWLHARNRMTPGRLDEFLYRHTDDEAVRHVFRVATGLDSMVLGEPQILGQVKDAWRAARSAHTLHAPMDRLLQNAFAVAKRVRTETRIGTGPVSVAFTAVRLVEQAFADLRESCVLLIGAGDTIELAVRHLIERGAKRLIVANRTIETAQALVNPVGGYAIALSDLSKHLAEADIVISATASREPILDVPMLQHASQQRRRKPMLLIDLAVPRDIDPAVAELPDVFLYTIDDLQQAIESGQRSREASVREAEAIIDLQVERYLAWRRAAALDQPLRMYRANAEAQRDEVLARAREMLAGGRDPNEALDYLANTLTGKLLHGPSVRLRKAAEHGDQVLLDAATRLFDADGRDA; encoded by the coding sequence ATGCCGCTGATCGCCCTTGGCCTCAACCACCTCACCGCGCCGGTCGCGCTGCGCGAACGGGTGGCCATCGACGCCGACGACACGCCGCCGGCGCTCATCGATCTGGCCGCGCAACCGGGCGTCGAGGAGGCCATGATCCTGTCAACCTGCAATCGCACGGAACTCTATTGCAGTGTCCATGAAGGCGCCGAGCATGCGCCGGAAAACTGGTTGCACGCCCGCAACCGAATGACCCCCGGACGGCTGGACGAGTTCCTGTACCGGCATACCGACGACGAAGCCGTTCGGCACGTGTTCCGGGTCGCGACCGGACTCGATTCGATGGTGCTTGGCGAACCGCAGATCCTCGGCCAGGTGAAGGATGCGTGGCGGGCCGCGCGCTCGGCGCACACGCTGCACGCGCCGATGGATCGCCTGCTGCAGAACGCGTTCGCAGTCGCCAAGCGCGTGCGCACCGAAACACGCATCGGCACCGGCCCCGTTTCGGTCGCGTTCACCGCGGTGCGACTGGTGGAACAGGCGTTCGCGGATCTGCGCGAATCCTGCGTGCTGCTGATCGGCGCCGGCGACACCATCGAATTGGCGGTGCGTCACTTGATCGAGCGCGGCGCGAAGCGCCTGATCGTCGCCAACCGCACCATAGAAACCGCACAGGCGCTGGTGAACCCCGTCGGCGGCTACGCGATCGCGCTGTCGGACCTGTCGAAACACCTCGCCGAGGCCGACATCGTGATTTCGGCGACTGCAAGCCGCGAGCCAATCCTCGACGTGCCGATGTTGCAGCACGCCTCGCAACAGCGCCGCCGTAAACCGATGCTGCTGATCGACCTCGCGGTGCCGCGCGACATCGACCCAGCCGTGGCCGAACTGCCGGACGTGTTCCTGTACACCATCGACGATTTGCAACAGGCCATCGAAAGTGGCCAGCGCTCGCGCGAAGCGTCGGTGCGCGAGGCCGAAGCCATCATCGACCTGCAGGTGGAACGCTACCTCGCCTGGCGGCGCGCCGCCGCGCTCGACCAGCCGCTGCGCATGTATCGCGCCAATGCCGAAGCGCAGCGCGACGAAGTGCTGGCGCGCGCACGCGAAATGCTGGCGGGCGGACGCGATCCCAACGAAGCGCTCGATTACCTCGCCAACACCCTCACCGGAAAATTGCTGCACGGTCCCAGCGTGCGGCTGCGCAAAGCCGCCGAGCACGGTGACCAGGTTCTGCTCGACGCCGCCACGCGTCTGTTCGACGCGGACGGGCGCGACGCGTGA